From Salinirubellus salinus, the proteins below share one genomic window:
- a CDS encoding amino acid permease: protein MSGDTEELAKDLGPLAALTIGVGTMIGAGIFVLPGAAIAQAGSLAVGAFVLGGAIALLTALSASELGTAMPKSGGAYYYVNRSLGPLFGSVAGWANWMGLAFASAFYMVGFGEYIRAIFGLQGSIDLVVVELSYLKLVALVGAALFIGINYIGAKETGRLQNVIVVVLVAILAVFTVIGALRADTANLPASQGLGPMVTTTGFIFVSYLGFVQITSVAEEIKDPGRNLPRAVIGSVLIVTAIYALVLFVMSAAVEQGFIAGLGDDQIAVVEVARIIIGPVGAIAMLVGGLLATASSANASILASSRINFAMGRDRIVTPDLNEIHPRFGTPYRSIALTGAFILVFILFGNVRTLSTLGSILHLIIYALLNVALIVFRETDVVEYEPSYTVPFYPFTPILGAILSAALIAFIEPRFVIAVGAAFVLFAVLWYVGYARSQATERGVLSEYVLSRSEEMPASAVDAVSAVQPDGGQYRVMVALSNPQTEKDLISLASAIAKQEGGKVVAVHTVQVPDQTALASGAANIEEFDPGARELLENARRDAETFGVEVETHTVVTHRGVEEIYAAAKQYDADLTVMGWGPGDRSRVEGSIGEMTEAVPCDFLVLKDRGFETDRVLVPTAGGPDSDLSAVIARHLQSEYDSEVTLLHVADDEAEGEAFLREWAEGHNLADARLRVETGDVEAAIENAAVDATMVVFGATERGLLSRLVRGSLVMDVVDDVDCSVLLAEKARKRSLRERLFGLD from the coding sequence ATGAGCGGCGACACGGAAGAACTCGCCAAGGACCTCGGCCCGCTCGCCGCCCTGACTATCGGCGTCGGGACGATGATCGGGGCGGGGATCTTCGTCCTGCCGGGTGCCGCCATCGCGCAGGCCGGGTCGCTCGCGGTCGGCGCGTTCGTCCTCGGCGGGGCCATCGCCCTGCTGACGGCCCTCTCCGCGTCTGAACTCGGCACCGCGATGCCGAAATCCGGCGGCGCGTACTACTACGTCAACCGCTCGCTCGGGCCGCTGTTCGGCTCCGTCGCCGGATGGGCAAACTGGATGGGCCTCGCGTTCGCCTCCGCGTTCTACATGGTCGGGTTCGGCGAGTACATCCGTGCCATCTTCGGCCTGCAGGGGAGCATCGACCTCGTCGTGGTCGAACTCTCGTACCTGAAGCTCGTCGCGCTCGTCGGCGCGGCGCTGTTCATCGGCATCAACTACATCGGCGCGAAGGAGACCGGCCGCCTCCAGAACGTCATCGTCGTCGTCCTGGTCGCCATCCTCGCGGTGTTCACGGTCATCGGCGCGCTCCGGGCCGACACGGCGAACCTCCCGGCCTCGCAGGGGCTGGGCCCGATGGTGACGACGACGGGGTTCATCTTCGTCTCGTACCTCGGGTTCGTCCAGATCACGAGCGTCGCCGAGGAGATCAAGGACCCGGGCAGGAACCTCCCACGGGCGGTCATCGGGAGCGTCCTCATCGTGACCGCCATCTACGCGCTCGTGCTGTTCGTGATGAGCGCGGCGGTCGAACAGGGGTTCATCGCGGGGCTGGGCGACGACCAGATCGCCGTCGTCGAGGTCGCCCGCATCATCATCGGGCCGGTCGGCGCCATCGCGATGCTGGTCGGCGGCCTGCTGGCGACGGCCTCGTCGGCGAACGCCTCCATCCTCGCCTCCTCGCGCATCAACTTCGCGATGGGCCGTGACCGCATCGTCACGCCGGACCTGAACGAGATCCACCCCCGGTTCGGGACGCCGTACCGCTCCATCGCGCTGACGGGCGCGTTCATCCTCGTGTTCATCCTCTTCGGCAACGTCCGCACGCTCTCGACGCTCGGGAGCATCCTCCACCTCATCATCTACGCCCTGCTCAACGTCGCGCTCATCGTCTTCCGCGAGACGGACGTGGTCGAGTACGAACCGTCGTACACCGTCCCGTTCTACCCGTTCACGCCGATACTCGGGGCCATCCTGTCGGCCGCGCTCATCGCGTTCATCGAGCCGCGGTTCGTCATCGCCGTCGGCGCGGCGTTCGTCCTCTTCGCCGTCCTCTGGTACGTCGGCTACGCCCGCTCGCAGGCGACCGAACGGGGCGTCCTCTCGGAGTACGTCCTCTCGCGCTCGGAGGAGATGCCGGCCTCGGCCGTCGACGCCGTCTCCGCCGTCCAGCCCGACGGTGGCCAGTACCGCGTGATGGTGGCGCTCTCGAACCCGCAGACCGAGAAGGACCTCATCTCGCTCGCGTCGGCCATCGCCAAGCAGGAGGGTGGGAAGGTCGTCGCGGTCCACACCGTGCAGGTGCCCGACCAGACCGCGCTCGCCTCGGGAGCCGCGAACATCGAGGAGTTCGACCCGGGCGCCCGCGAGTTGCTGGAGAACGCCCGCCGCGACGCCGAGACGTTCGGCGTCGAGGTGGAGACACACACCGTCGTCACGCACCGCGGCGTGGAGGAGATCTACGCCGCGGCCAAGCAGTACGACGCGGACCTCACCGTGATGGGCTGGGGGCCGGGCGACCGCTCGCGCGTCGAGGGGAGCATCGGCGAGATGACCGAGGCGGTGCCGTGTGACTTCCTCGTCCTGAAGGACCGCGGCTTCGAGACCGACCGGGTGCTCGTCCCGACAGCGGGCGGTCCCGACTCGGACCTCTCTGCCGTCATCGCACGTCACCTCCAGTCGGAGTACGACAGCGAGGTGACGCTGTTGCACGTCGCCGACGACGAGGCCGAGGGCGAGGCGTTCCTCCGCGAGTGGGCCGAGGGACACAACCTCGCGGACGCACGGCTCAGGGTCGAGACGGGCGACGTCGAGGCGGCCATCGAGAACGCGGCTGTCGACGCGACGATGGTCGTCTTCGGGGCCACCGAGCGTGGCCTCCTCTCGCGACTCGTCCGTGGCTCGCTCGTCATGGACGTGGTCGACGACGTGGACTGCTCCGTGTTGCTGGCGGAGAAGGCCCGCAAGCGCTCGCTCCGCGAGCGACTGTTCGGGCTGGACTGA
- a CDS encoding universal stress protein, producing the protein MSADSDRHRDLLSRPLVAVANDEDAEETARAFAPYADGEVLAVSVVEKAGGAVDKAPMEGVEAEAEAGFEILRERLGSVETEVRYGTDVVETLLAAARDHDASAIVFTPREGGRLVRFLTGDVALRLVTEADRPVVSLPVHDAPEPVGDDADATGADADEDTT; encoded by the coding sequence ATGTCCGCCGACAGCGACCGTCACCGTGACCTGCTCTCGCGCCCGCTCGTCGCCGTCGCCAACGACGAGGACGCCGAGGAGACCGCCCGCGCGTTCGCCCCCTACGCCGACGGCGAGGTGCTGGCGGTGAGCGTCGTCGAGAAGGCCGGCGGCGCCGTCGACAAGGCCCCGATGGAGGGCGTCGAAGCCGAAGCCGAAGCCGGCTTCGAGATACTCCGCGAGCGACTGGGATCCGTCGAGACCGAGGTTCGCTACGGGACCGACGTGGTCGAGACGCTGCTCGCGGCCGCTCGCGACCACGACGCCTCGGCCATCGTCTTCACCCCGCGCGAGGGGGGCCGGCTCGTCCGCTTCCTGACCGGCGACGTGGCACTCCGACTGGTGACGGAGGCCGACCGCCCCGTCGTCTCGCTCCCCGTCCACGACGCCCCCGAACCGGTAGGCGACGACGCTGACGCCACGGGCGCCGACGCGGACGAGGACACCACATGA